The genomic region CCAAAAACTTTACCAGATTTTACTGCTAAAACAATATCATCGACTGCTGTTAGCGTTCCATATGATTTCGACAAATGCTCGACAACAATACATGACATGAAAATAATGCGATCTTCCCACTAATTTAGTTAATGAAGGAACGACTAAAATCTAGATATGAATTATTAAAATTAACAAGCAATTTATGAATTTGCGATCAAGAATTAACATACAGGATACTTTACAATAATGAAATTTTTATTAATACAACTGATTTACAAACAATGAATTGTCAGAATTTGATAGTCTTATAGATAAATTACTAGAACAAAAACCAGAATTAACTAGATCAGATATTGAAGAACAAATTAAACATAAAAAAGAGAAGATAGGTGCAGGCTATCTAACAGATCAAGGTGCTCTATTTTTGATAGCATCTGATTTTGGAATATCATTATCAGGACCATTAAAAGTGGAAATGGGTTTAAAGGATCTCTATGCAGGTGCTAAAGAAATTTCCTTAGAAACCAGAGTTCTTAATGTATCTCCTGCCAAACAATTTTCTCGCAAAGATGGTTCACCGTTTTATCTCAGAACCATGACGGTGTATGATACAAATTCTACAGCTAGTGTGAAATTATGGGATGATAAAGCAAATCTGCCTGGAATTGAAAATATCAAACCTGGTGATTTGATCAAAATTATAAAGGCATATGTAAAATCAGATCTTAGTGGTTCTCCAACTATCAATATAGGTTCAGGATCCAATATTGAAATAACAGATGACAAAAGTGACATTCCAACTATAGACAAAATTACAAAAGACGTTAGTGAGTTACATGAAGGCCAAAAAGATCTTGTTATTTCTGGAACGATAGATGGTATCGTAAGTAGTATGGAATTTACAAATTCTCGAGGTCAACCTGGAAAAGCGCTGAGATTGAGGCTAAAAGGTAAGGATGGAACTGCACTTAGAGTAGTTTTATGGGGAAAAGATGAATCAGACATTCCAAATATGATTTCTCATGGCGCTAAAGTACGACTACTTGGAATTAACATGAAAAATGGAAATCAAGGATTAGAGATTCATGGAAATGATTCAACTTTAATTGAAATTGAAGGTGGTAAAGAAGCAGAACCAGTAATAGTAAGAATTCTTTCAATTGTGACTACAGAAAGTGGAAAGAATATGATTTTGGGTGTAGATAATAAAAAAAATATTTACAACATCACAGATAATTCAAATTCTACAAGCATTTGCAATGAAGGAGATGTGATTGAATGTATGCCAACAAAAGTTTATGGAAATTCTGTTACATTAGATAATAATTCATTTGTAAGAAAATTAGAAAATGATGTATCACTACCGTCATTGTCACAGTTAAGGACAAAAATTAATGAAGTTAAAGTAGATGGAAATTTTTGTATTG from Nitrosarchaeum sp. harbors:
- a CDS encoding single-stranded DNA-binding protein — its product is MSEFDSLIDKLLEQKPELTRSDIEEQIKHKKEKIGAGYLTDQGALFLIASDFGISLSGPLKVEMGLKDLYAGAKEISLETRVLNVSPAKQFSRKDGSPFYLRTMTVYDTNSTASVKLWDDKANLPGIENIKPGDLIKIIKAYVKSDLSGSPTINIGSGSNIEITDDKSDIPTIDKITKDVSELHEGQKDLVISGTIDGIVSSMEFTNSRGQPGKALRLRLKGKDGTALRVVLWGKDESDIPNMISHGAKVRLLGINMKNGNQGLEIHGNDSTLIEIEGGKEAEPVIVRILSIVTTESGKNMILGVDNKKNIYNITDNSNSTSICNEGDVIECMPTKVYGNSVTLDNNSFVRKLENDVSLPSLSQLRTKINEVKVDGNFCIEAIVLKIPERREIQTKSGESVLLSEMFVEDDTGQIWVKGWRNQARLIEKCELGEIISITGVNAKAGLEGRIELTLTAFSKITKKN